Proteins encoded within one genomic window of Borrelia parkeri:
- the der gene encoding ribosome biogenesis GTPase Der, giving the protein MIGSKVQDYKSVLIVGRPNVGKSTLFNKLLSSNRSITDEIYGVTRDLIKEICTVDSYKFYLIDAGGFTLLKDELSRVVVNKVISLLDSIDLILFVLDVNEILSEDYELIERLRKYSDKIVLVLNKIDSHHKEALTYEFQKLGFQKSFLVSATHGKGVNSLRNFLKNSVGKLASDDNLDVKIGIIGKPNSGKSTLINFLAGREVSIVSQVAGTTRDFVKARFQRNGKTFELIDTAGIRRRTRVNELIEHYSVSRALRVIDMVDIVFLLVDVKEDLTAQDKKIAHYATKRGKGIIIVFTKWDLVKSKSGYFEALKNRVKFFFPILNFSPILRISAHKKEGVDNLFKEAIKLKKQLEFKISTADLNKMLSLWIKDYHLNASHKVKYITQISVNPVKFILFANKITNFPNSYYNYLVNNIRKIGYYNIPILIELREKTRDLK; this is encoded by the coding sequence TTGATTGGTTCTAAAGTTCAAGATTATAAAAGTGTTCTTATTGTTGGCAGACCAAATGTTGGGAAGTCTACTTTATTTAATAAGCTTTTAAGCTCAAATAGAAGTATTACTGATGAAATTTATGGAGTTACTAGGGATTTGATAAAAGAGATTTGTACAGTAGATTCTTATAAATTTTATTTGATTGATGCTGGTGGATTTACCCTTTTAAAGGATGAACTTAGTAGGGTTGTGGTTAATAAAGTTATAAGCTTGCTTGATAGCATTGATTTAATCTTGTTTGTTTTAGATGTAAATGAAATTTTATCAGAAGATTATGAGCTTATTGAAAGGTTAAGAAAATATAGTGATAAGATAGTCTTGGTATTAAATAAAATAGATAGTCATCATAAGGAAGCCTTAACTTATGAATTTCAAAAGTTAGGCTTTCAAAAGAGCTTTTTAGTTAGTGCGACTCATGGAAAAGGAGTAAATAGCTTAAGAAATTTTTTAAAAAATTCAGTAGGCAAATTGGCAAGTGATGATAATCTTGATGTTAAGATTGGCATTATAGGGAAGCCAAATTCAGGCAAATCTACTCTTATTAATTTTTTAGCAGGACGTGAAGTTTCAATTGTGTCTCAGGTTGCTGGGACTACAAGGGATTTTGTTAAAGCAAGATTTCAAAGGAATGGTAAAACATTTGAGCTTATTGATACTGCTGGAATAAGGAGGCGAACAAGGGTAAATGAACTTATTGAACATTATTCTGTAAGTAGAGCTTTAAGAGTAATTGATATGGTAGATATTGTCTTTTTATTAGTTGATGTTAAAGAAGACTTAACGGCTCAAGATAAGAAAATTGCTCATTATGCAACTAAACGGGGTAAAGGGATTATTATTGTGTTTACCAAGTGGGATCTTGTAAAGTCAAAAAGCGGTTATTTTGAGGCTTTAAAGAATCGTGTTAAGTTTTTTTTCCCAATTTTAAATTTTTCTCCCATATTAAGAATATCTGCTCATAAAAAAGAGGGGGTAGATAATCTTTTTAAAGAAGCAATTAAATTAAAAAAACAACTTGAATTTAAAATAAGTACTGCTGATTTGAATAAGATGTTAAGTTTATGGATTAAGGATTATCATTTGAATGCTTCACATAAAGTGAAATATATAACTCAGATTAGTGTTAATCCTGTTAAGTTTATTTTATTTGCGAATAAAATAACTAATTTTCCAAATTCTTATTATAATTATTTAGTAAATAATATTCGTAAAATTGGTTATTATAATATTCCAATTTTAATAGAACTGAGAGAAAAAACAAGAGACTTAAAGTGA